The sequence ATGAGGGATCATGAAATCTGAAAACATATTCATGTGCATTTCTACCCAGTTCCATCCTTTTTTCATTATCATAGATGAGTGACAGGATTGCATCTTTCAGTGCATGTCGCTCCTCCACTATATCAACAGGTATTTTCATCACCACATTATCCGGAAGTTCTGAAAACCATGCATTGTTCGAAACAATGCATGATTTTCCTACAGTCAATGCCTGGATCAGTGTCATTGAACACTCCCCCATCGAAGGGTACCTGAGGTTTACAACAATATCGGAAGCACACAATAACTTTTCGTACTCTTCCATGGAAGTGAATCCAGTTTTTTTTATATGATTGCTTAATAATCCGTCAATATAGTTCCCTTCGCCAACCATGAGGTATGTTATATTGAGGGATGTGGTTGATACAATCTCATTAACAACTGATATAACCTGCTCATTACGCTTTGTCGGTGCTACATACCCAAAAGAAGAAATCAGAATATCATCCTCAGAAATACCGTACCGCCTTCTCTGTTCGCGGTTTTCTTCCAGAGAACAGTTTAGTGGCATAGCTGTATCTATTAGAAAGTTGATCGTTACAACCTTAGAGGGAGAACATCCGATATCAATCAGCATTTTTCGTGTCGACTCTGAATGTACAATGATTCCGGGTGCTGTTTCAATAAGTCTTCGGAGGAGCGGATATCGTTCCGGATGAGGATATTGCAGAGGAGGAAGATATCCTCTTAAAATATGTTTTACCGCATCTATACCCTCGATACCATAATTATAGAAGAATTCCTGGATATATTTCTCGCGATCATCCTTGTAGTTGAGAAAATATCCTGTAACCAGATAATAGATTACATAATCGTGTAGAATGACAATTCCCGGATGGTGGAGAAACGTCTCATATATCTCAGAATGAAACTCAGGATTGTTACCAATATTATATAGTACAACATCATAATTTTTCAGTTTTTCAGGGATTGATCGGTTATTTTTGTAATCTATAATATCATGGCGTTGAGAGAAGTGCGTGTTTGGCCTCTGGCCAAATACCCATACATCAATATCATAATATTTGCCCAGATATGGCAGGAGCAGTTCAGAATAGTTGGATATACCACTCTTCTGGGGCGGCAAGGGGCTGAAATATGCCATTTTCATCAGGTCATCACTCCGTAAAAAAATACAGCTTTATCAAAAGATGCCTCCCTGGGATCTTCCCGGACGCTTTTATATATCATTGTAATTTTCACCAGGATAATGTTGAAATTGATTGTTCAAATGCTGAGATAAACTCTTTTTTGATCTGTTCCTGAGAAAATCGTGACTGAGCGTTTTTCAACCCATGATGTCTGCAGAATCTATTGACTCTCTTATCAATATACAATGTGTAAAGAGCAGATGCTGCGAATTCATAATTAATTTGATCCAGGACAATCTGGTTTTTTCCTACGGTTTCACCAAGACCTGTTCCTCCATAGGTTACAACCGGAAGTCCAAGTCTCTGAGCCTCGATCAGAGGTACATACAATCCTTCATATTCACTCATACAGAGAAACGCATCACAACCAAGATAATATCCATAGAGATCGTTTGAAGGTACTGCATCGGTGAACGATACATAGTGCTGCATATTATTATTTTGTATCCATTCTTCAAGTTCATTGTAATATGACCCGGGTTGTGTATGATCAATTGGACCGACTAACCAGAGATGTATATTGGAGTCATAGAACTCAACATACTGTTTTATTATTTCGAAAAGATGAATATATCCCCTGTTTGGCATAACCCTCCCGGCAAAAAGAATGTTATTGCAATGATTATTGATCAAAGTATCAATGATGTGATATTCTGGCTCCTGCTGTTTAAGATCCTTTGTAAAAGGTGGGACAATAAACCAATCTGCATTAAGGCCGCAGTTGTGCAGGTGAATAGAGTCGAAATTTGAATTGAACCACCAAACGCACTTCCGATCCTGCTGGATCAAAGATGGTGTTTGAGTAAATCCCCTGTACCATTGCTCATAATACTGAGTTGAATAACTGTGAAAATATTCAGGTGGCGGAATACTATGATATTTCACGATTAATTTTCCTCGAAAGTCCCTCAATAGTTGGTTCCCATACTCCCAATTTGCACTATGGTGATATATGAGAAGCAAATTAGGATTACTGAGGACATTAGGAACACTTGCTGCGTCGATAGAATGGTTCTTTGCCTCTCC is a genomic window of Methanocalculus alkaliphilus containing:
- a CDS encoding glycosyltransferase family 4 protein, which encodes MTSIEVLLAHRIIDDSELIGQDLLGMYDTLTGLGYKVGFLGEYVNGEAKNHSIDAASVPNVLSNPNLLLIYHHSANWEYGNQLLRDFRGKLIVKYHSIPPPEYFHSYSTQYYEQWYRGFTQTPSLIQQDRKCVWWFNSNFDSIHLHNCGLNADWFIVPPFTKDLKQQEPEYHIIDTLINNHCNNILFAGRVMPNRGYIHLFEIIKQYVEFYDSNIHLWLVGPIDHTQPGSYYNELEEWIQNNNMQHYVSFTDAVPSNDLYGYYLGCDAFLCMSEYEGLYVPLIEAQRLGLPVVTYGGTGLGETVGKNQIVLDQINYEFAASALYTLYIDKRVNRFCRHHGLKNAQSRFSQEQIKKEFISAFEQSISTLSW
- a CDS encoding glycosyltransferase family 4 protein, translating into MKMAYFSPLPPQKSGISNYSELLLPYLGKYYDIDVWVFGQRPNTHFSQRHDIIDYKNNRSIPEKLKNYDVVLYNIGNNPEFHSEIYETFLHHPGIVILHDYVIYYLVTGYFLNYKDDREKYIQEFFYNYGIEGIDAVKHILRGYLPPLQYPHPERYPLLRRLIETAPGIIVHSESTRKMLIDIGCSPSKVVTINFLIDTAMPLNCSLEENREQRRRYGISEDDILISSFGYVAPTKRNEQVISVVNEIVSTTSLNITYLMVGEGNYIDGLLSNHIKKTGFTSMEEYEKLLCASDIVVNLRYPSMGECSMTLIQALTVGKSCIVSNNAWFSELPDNVVMKIPVDIVEERHALKDAILSLIYDNEKRMELGRNAHEYVFRFHDPSYIAERMHQFFNYILDTCGDLAKKYD